A single region of the Phycisphaerae bacterium RAS1 genome encodes:
- a CDS encoding MinD/ParA/CobQ/CobA-like protein yields MIIAVANSKGGVGKSTLAVHLAAWLDKQGHRVTLADCDTQQSSSQWIREAAPQVRALCLRDPDEIITELPMLAQDTDYVVADGPGSLAETSRALLLVADSAIVPCKASMLEIRALDSATKVLRQAQQIRSGMPRAKIVLSMVGKNYRLTQDMREAAAVLKLPITPTVMTLRQIYADAPGQAAVVWNMGSRAREAAIEVDRLFHELLPEAESKAARAPAPMRHLAAT; encoded by the coding sequence ATGATTATCGCGGTAGCAAACTCAAAGGGCGGCGTCGGAAAATCGACGCTCGCCGTACATCTGGCCGCCTGGCTCGACAAGCAGGGCCACCGGGTGACGCTGGCCGACTGCGACACGCAGCAATCATCATCGCAGTGGATTCGGGAGGCGGCACCGCAGGTCAGGGCGCTCTGCCTGCGCGACCCGGACGAGATCATCACCGAGCTGCCGATGCTGGCCCAGGACACGGATTATGTCGTGGCCGACGGCCCGGGCAGCCTCGCTGAAACCAGCCGTGCGCTGCTGCTGGTTGCCGATTCGGCGATTGTCCCGTGCAAGGCATCCATGCTGGAGATTCGGGCTCTCGATTCCGCCACCAAGGTGCTGCGACAGGCACAGCAGATTCGTTCCGGGATGCCCAGGGCGAAGATCGTGCTCAGCATGGTCGGCAAGAACTACCGCCTTACGCAGGATATGCGGGAAGCCGCCGCGGTCCTCAAACTCCCGATTACGCCGACCGTCATGACGCTCCGCCAGATTTACGCCGATGCGCCCGGCCAGGCGGCCGTCGTGTGGAACATGGGATCGCGCGCCCGCGAAGCCGCCATCGAAGTAGACCGGCTCTTCCACGAGTTGCTCCCGGAGGCCGAAAGCAAGGCGGCGCGCGCACCCGCTCCAATGCGACATCTTGCAGCGACGTAG
- the pulG_3 gene encoding Type II secretion system protein G precursor — MLRRGFSLLELSVVLVIIGVITAMGVVTATGAIESARRVATERKLDALEAALMAFREHNDRLPCPAQPATASTHYDFGVEADSAGICTGGARSAVIWDATYAEGDIPVRTLGLPNEFAFDGWGRKFSYTVPQYFTSHRAFSTHHPTQKCGTSVYGGGGASDVISDGNAAYTIVSFGRNGHGAYLGNGARMSSGSAEADELRNCRCNSASPPAATAYDRTVQKSAAGDIGSATAFDDAVRYKERWQLQTETDSRYWASFVNVQAVIGYWFSDLSVDGNASVAYKKNCSGLDVNQDVGSPVAPKTVSQMSFTPDNTHLFLYSTPTGCELWKVNADTFTDVTVGALTGCPAYNAAHKALITDNGYLFMTDTSGTAKDNLSGKTIYLRMWKYDPVNAKFAAQPIAFPQRTLPVGGTWNNLAIPTHMAVSPLGEYVALGNAVATYLYRRVNGTEFVQLGPLSAVLAPSSDIRFAEAGNLLAQADTVGDVRLWRLSDNALAPLTEFPDMPDYSGLAGPVTVTALSADGGYLASAIATADATIDAMIGIYRIDSTPAGETLSAVTIDGGFDTYFPGSGIAGMAFSPDNKFLYAIERDASDSCGMLVLEQMDTLTYSYRECAANDVAGSVYQMKTLTVKHMTRQ, encoded by the coding sequence ATGCTCCGCCGTGGCTTCAGCCTCCTTGAACTGTCTGTGGTGCTGGTCATCATCGGGGTCATTACCGCGATGGGTGTTGTTACCGCCACAGGCGCGATTGAGTCTGCCCGCCGGGTTGCGACGGAGCGAAAACTTGACGCGCTGGAGGCCGCCCTGATGGCATTCAGGGAGCACAATGATCGACTACCCTGCCCCGCTCAGCCCGCGACTGCGAGTACGCACTACGATTTCGGCGTGGAAGCGGATTCGGCGGGCATCTGCACGGGTGGCGCGCGCAGCGCTGTCATCTGGGACGCGACCTATGCCGAGGGCGACATACCGGTCAGAACGCTCGGCCTTCCAAATGAGTTCGCGTTCGATGGCTGGGGCAGGAAGTTCAGCTACACAGTGCCGCAGTATTTCACGTCGCACCGCGCATTCAGCACGCATCATCCCACGCAGAAGTGCGGCACATCCGTTTACGGCGGAGGCGGTGCATCGGACGTGATAAGCGATGGCAACGCCGCCTATACGATCGTCAGTTTCGGCCGTAACGGGCATGGCGCATATCTGGGCAACGGAGCCAGAATGAGCAGCGGTTCCGCTGAAGCGGACGAGCTGCGTAACTGCCGCTGCAACAGCGCCTCTCCCCCCGCGGCAACGGCATATGACCGTACGGTGCAGAAATCAGCGGCCGGGGATATCGGCAGTGCAACCGCGTTCGACGATGCCGTCCGCTACAAGGAGCGCTGGCAACTGCAGACGGAAACGGATTCCCGGTACTGGGCCAGCTTCGTCAACGTACAGGCCGTGATCGGGTACTGGTTCAGCGATCTGAGTGTCGATGGAAATGCCTCCGTTGCATACAAGAAAAACTGCTCCGGGCTGGACGTCAATCAGGATGTGGGATCACCCGTTGCGCCGAAGACCGTCTCGCAGATGTCCTTCACGCCCGACAATACTCACCTGTTTCTCTATTCGACGCCTACGGGATGCGAACTGTGGAAGGTCAACGCCGACACGTTTACTGACGTAACCGTCGGCGCGCTGACCGGCTGCCCCGCCTATAACGCGGCACACAAGGCGCTGATTACCGACAACGGCTACCTGTTCATGACAGACACCTCCGGAACCGCGAAGGACAACCTGTCCGGCAAGACGATCTATCTCAGGATGTGGAAGTACGATCCCGTCAACGCGAAGTTCGCTGCGCAGCCCATTGCCTTTCCACAGCGGACGCTGCCGGTGGGCGGCACCTGGAACAACCTGGCAATTCCGACACATATGGCGGTATCGCCGCTCGGCGAATATGTCGCGCTGGGCAACGCGGTTGCAACCTACCTCTACCGGCGCGTGAACGGGACGGAGTTTGTCCAGCTGGGACCGCTGAGCGCGGTACTCGCGCCCAGCAGCGACATTCGTTTCGCCGAAGCAGGCAACCTGCTCGCCCAAGCCGACACGGTCGGCGACGTGCGCTTATGGCGGTTGTCGGATAACGCGCTGGCCCCGCTGACGGAGTTTCCGGACATGCCGGACTATTCCGGGTTGGCCGGACCGGTGACTGTAACGGCGTTGTCCGCCGATGGCGGATACCTGGCATCCGCGATTGCGACCGCCGACGCCACTATCGACGCGATGATTGGGATTTACCGCATCGACAGTACCCCGGCCGGCGAGACCCTGTCCGCGGTAACGATCGACGGTGGCTTCGATACCTACTTTCCAGGCAGCGGCATCGCCGGGATGGCGTTCTCTCCCGACAACAAATTCCTGTACGCCATTGAGCGCGATGCGTCGGATTCCTGCGGGATGCTGGTTTTGGAGCAGATGGACACGCTCACCTATTCCTACAGGGAGTGTGCCGCGAACGACGTGGCTGGATCGGTGTATCAGATGAAGACGTTGACGGTAAAGCACATGACGCGACAATGA
- a CDS encoding hypothetical protein (SNF2 family N-terminal domain): MRNEGPTLFEFFTAAAPPPVPVQPFAPADETTRPAQAVATAPISGGEKGKARDIIAAIRTLRQIEHEHRAATAEEKQVLSRFTGFGAVALSLFPDPVTGRYRNEGWRVLGDELKALLAPAEYDSAKRTTFNAFYTSPIVIGAIHDAIARLGVPDDATILEPGCGIGNFMGHGSGRHRFIGVELDSVSGRIARALHPGHDIRIENFRDTQIPEGRIGAVVGNVPFADVKLDYHGQKLALHDYFLAKSVDALKPGGVMALVTSHYTLDKQNAAIREYLGSKADFVGAIRLPSDAFKREGTAVVTDILLLRKRAGDEPAHHADADWLRTAPLVVDGAEVAVNRYFLNHPEMVLGEWSRKDTLYGGEGYSLKNNGDLAAQLRTAIGRLPQFNAPQERPGASTVEAIFTPPPPEKHINEGSFLVGTDRQINQVAGGQSVPVTYGGAALKANGTLTGRRFAALIELRDRARRVLQSQNEDWPAGHRDEARRELNSAYDRFVRAYGPINKTTFSEARDGSVIRRRPNLVKFIEDPDAMLVMSLEDYDEVTGKAAKAAIMTKDVVGRTPPVTKVQNAEEGLLVSLNQRGRVDLACIAGLYGKPEDDIVRELGDLIYRDPESKEWKTADDYLSGNVRAKLAEAVRAGAAYVRNAEALKRVQPEDVLPGDIDANLGAPWIPASDIQAFAAELFNVDPSAVPVGHLAKDAVWSFEAGHAAKASVAAMSEYGTGRANGTWLLELALNMKSPVIYDVIDDGDREERIVNQDETLAAREKQKLIKERFRAWVFSDPERTERLVRVYNDTYNNLRPRLFDGSHLDFPGMNQTVKLRPHQADAVWRGMSSGNTLLAHAVGAGKTFTMATTGMKMRQAGLIKKPMYVVPNHLLEQFAREFMQLYPNARLLVATKEDLARDRRKLLTAKIASGDWDGILVTHSSFERIGMSRDYQQRFLTEQIAEYDELLREHAGAKGSNRNLIKQIEKQKAAREERLKALLAQEKKDDGLVFDELGVDHVFIDEAHFFKNLETPTKMDRVAGIQTGGSERAFDVYMKARYLGEQHPGHGVTFATGTPISNTMVEMYTMQRFLDPEGLKSRGLEHFDAWAATFGEVIDTMEISPDGASLRPRSRFAKFTNLPELQQMFRSFSDVQTAEMLNLPRPRLETGKAIVVACPMSAEQNDLQQTLVTRYERLRSQKVDPRLDNALNITTDGRKLALDARMLSSTAPDMAGSKINRLVENVAEIWERTADTRGAQMVFCDMGVHPTPWGYSAYDDVIAKLVARGVPRAQIAAIGDAESDAKKQSLFDKVRNGSVRVLIGSTQKMGTGTNVQQRLVALHHLDAPWKPAEVEQREGRILRQGNTNEEVAVYRYVTEGSFDAYMWQALETKARFIGQVITGHNAARGAEDVGGQELSYAEVKAIASGNPAVLTLAEADAELQRLALLKKNHLDEQYVARRAVRDLPAKIASLSKRLADLSTDQATLAAHARDPVSIGGHELSRDEAIAALGRETERLPRNAPHEWRVPIGTWRGLQFGFIVDPHDSGAVYLEGATVRHERFLRDRPGPRAVLNALERLTAECTTDVARTRQELSIAEGQLRDFQARIGKPFGHDAYQAELTDLRDRLKASLAGKGQHSGGGTPPADVAEPQASPADIADRIKALKAGHTIDAAPERAGIRRIDAEEPVTSRIRRHAPAPRPAETAAQPEHPRRTFRESVAEQQSGVAIARA; encoded by the coding sequence ATGCGAAACGAAGGACCGACCCTCTTCGAGTTCTTTACAGCGGCCGCACCGCCGCCTGTCCCTGTTCAACCGTTCGCGCCCGCGGATGAAACGACCAGGCCCGCGCAAGCGGTGGCGACGGCACCGATTTCCGGCGGCGAGAAAGGCAAGGCCCGCGACATTATCGCGGCGATACGCACGCTCAGGCAGATCGAGCACGAGCACCGGGCGGCGACGGCGGAAGAGAAGCAGGTGCTGTCCCGCTTCACTGGGTTCGGGGCGGTCGCACTCTCACTGTTTCCCGACCCGGTGACGGGCCGCTACAGAAATGAGGGCTGGCGCGTACTCGGCGACGAGCTGAAGGCCCTGCTTGCGCCCGCCGAGTATGACAGCGCCAAGCGCACGACGTTCAACGCTTTCTACACGTCTCCCATTGTCATCGGTGCGATTCACGACGCGATTGCACGACTCGGAGTACCGGACGATGCGACGATCCTGGAACCCGGATGCGGCATCGGCAATTTCATGGGCCACGGGAGCGGCCGCCACCGCTTCATCGGCGTCGAGCTGGACTCGGTATCGGGACGGATCGCCAGGGCGCTGCATCCCGGCCACGACATCCGCATCGAGAATTTCCGCGACACGCAGATCCCCGAAGGCCGCATCGGGGCGGTCGTCGGCAACGTGCCGTTCGCCGACGTGAAGCTCGACTATCACGGCCAGAAGCTCGCCCTGCATGATTATTTCCTGGCCAAGTCCGTGGACGCGCTCAAGCCCGGCGGTGTGATGGCGCTCGTCACCTCGCACTACACGCTCGACAAGCAGAACGCGGCGATTCGCGAGTATCTCGGCTCGAAGGCGGATTTCGTCGGGGCGATCCGTCTGCCGTCGGACGCCTTCAAGCGGGAAGGGACGGCGGTCGTCACCGACATCCTGTTGCTTCGCAAGCGCGCCGGTGATGAGCCGGCTCATCACGCCGACGCCGACTGGCTTCGTACCGCGCCGCTTGTAGTGGACGGCGCCGAAGTCGCCGTCAACCGCTACTTCCTCAACCACCCGGAGATGGTCCTCGGCGAGTGGAGCCGCAAGGACACGCTGTATGGCGGCGAGGGCTACAGCCTCAAGAACAACGGCGACCTGGCCGCGCAGCTGCGAACCGCTATCGGCCGCCTGCCGCAGTTCAACGCACCGCAGGAGCGCCCGGGCGCATCGACGGTCGAGGCGATATTCACTCCGCCACCGCCCGAGAAGCACATCAACGAGGGGAGTTTCTTGGTCGGAACCGACCGGCAGATCAACCAGGTTGCCGGCGGCCAGTCCGTGCCTGTCACCTACGGCGGCGCCGCGCTCAAGGCGAACGGCACGCTGACCGGCAGGCGTTTTGCCGCCCTGATCGAGCTGCGCGACCGCGCCCGCCGCGTGCTGCAATCGCAGAATGAGGATTGGCCGGCCGGGCATCGCGACGAAGCCCGCCGCGAGTTGAACAGCGCTTATGACCGGTTCGTGCGCGCCTACGGGCCGATCAACAAGACGACCTTCAGCGAGGCCCGCGACGGAAGCGTGATACGACGCCGCCCCAACCTGGTGAAATTCATCGAAGACCCCGATGCGATGCTGGTGATGTCGCTGGAGGATTACGACGAAGTGACGGGCAAGGCGGCGAAGGCCGCCATCATGACCAAGGACGTGGTGGGCCGGACGCCGCCCGTCACAAAAGTGCAAAACGCCGAGGAGGGGTTGCTCGTTTCGCTTAACCAGCGGGGCCGGGTGGACCTTGCGTGCATCGCCGGGCTGTACGGCAAACCCGAAGATGACATCGTCCGCGAACTCGGCGACCTCATTTACCGCGACCCGGAATCGAAGGAATGGAAGACCGCCGACGACTACCTGTCGGGCAACGTCCGCGCCAAGTTGGCAGAGGCGGTAAGGGCAGGGGCAGCTTACGTTCGTAATGCAGAGGCCCTTAAGCGCGTGCAGCCGGAGGACGTGCTGCCCGGCGATATCGACGCCAATCTCGGCGCGCCGTGGATTCCGGCAAGCGACATTCAGGCTTTCGCGGCGGAGTTGTTTAACGTCGATCCGTCCGCCGTGCCGGTCGGCCACCTAGCGAAGGACGCGGTGTGGAGTTTCGAGGCCGGACACGCCGCCAAGGCGTCGGTTGCCGCCATGTCGGAGTACGGCACCGGCCGCGCCAACGGCACATGGCTGCTGGAACTCGCCCTCAACATGAAGTCGCCGGTCATCTATGACGTGATCGACGACGGCGACCGCGAGGAGCGGATCGTCAACCAGGACGAGACGCTTGCCGCGCGCGAGAAACAGAAACTCATCAAGGAACGCTTCCGCGCTTGGGTGTTCTCCGACCCCGAACGCACGGAGCGGCTGGTCCGCGTCTATAACGACACCTACAACAATCTGCGGCCGCGGCTCTTCGACGGCTCGCATCTCGATTTCCCCGGCATGAACCAGACCGTAAAGCTCCGGCCGCACCAGGCCGACGCCGTCTGGCGCGGCATGAGTTCGGGCAACACGCTGCTCGCCCACGCCGTCGGCGCCGGCAAGACGTTCACAATGGCCACCACCGGCATGAAGATGCGGCAGGCCGGACTTATCAAAAAGCCAATGTATGTCGTGCCGAACCACCTGCTGGAGCAGTTCGCCCGCGAGTTCATGCAGCTCTACCCCAACGCCAGGCTGCTGGTCGCCACGAAGGAAGACCTTGCCCGCGACCGGCGGAAGCTCTTAACGGCCAAGATCGCCAGCGGCGACTGGGACGGCATCCTGGTCACGCATTCATCCTTCGAGCGGATCGGCATGTCCCGGGATTATCAGCAGAGATTCCTCACCGAGCAGATCGCTGAATATGACGAGCTGCTGCGCGAGCACGCCGGCGCCAAGGGCAGCAACCGCAACCTCATCAAACAGATCGAAAAGCAGAAAGCCGCCCGCGAGGAGCGGCTGAAAGCCCTGCTTGCGCAGGAGAAAAAGGACGACGGGCTGGTCTTCGACGAGCTTGGCGTGGACCACGTCTTCATCGACGAGGCGCATTTCTTCAAGAACCTGGAGACGCCGACCAAGATGGACCGCGTCGCCGGCATCCAGACCGGCGGCAGCGAGCGGGCGTTCGACGTGTACATGAAGGCCCGCTATCTCGGCGAGCAGCATCCCGGCCACGGCGTCACGTTCGCCACCGGCACGCCGATATCGAACACGATGGTCGAGATGTACACGATGCAGCGCTTCCTCGACCCGGAGGGGCTGAAAAGCCGCGGGCTGGAGCATTTCGACGCCTGGGCGGCGACGTTCGGCGAGGTGATAGACACGATGGAGATTTCGCCGGACGGTGCGTCGCTGCGCCCGCGCAGCCGTTTCGCCAAGTTCACCAATCTGCCGGAACTCCAGCAGATGTTCCGCTCATTCTCCGACGTACAGACGGCCGAAATGCTCAACCTGCCGCGGCCGAGGCTCGAAACCGGCAAGGCGATCGTCGTGGCCTGTCCAATGTCCGCCGAGCAGAACGACCTGCAACAAACGCTCGTGACGCGCTACGAGCGGCTGCGGTCGCAGAAGGTGGACCCGCGCCTCGACAACGCGCTCAATATCACGACCGACGGCCGCAAGCTTGCCCTCGATGCGAGAATGCTCTCCTCTACCGCGCCGGACATGGCAGGCTCCAAGATTAACCGCCTCGTCGAGAATGTCGCCGAAATCTGGGAAAGGACCGCCGACACGCGCGGCGCGCAGATGGTTTTCTGCGACATGGGCGTCCATCCGACGCCATGGGGTTACTCCGCCTATGACGACGTGATTGCGAAGCTCGTGGCCCGCGGCGTTCCCCGCGCGCAGATCGCCGCGATCGGCGACGCCGAGTCCGACGCCAAGAAGCAATCGCTATTCGACAAGGTGAGGAACGGTTCGGTGCGCGTGCTGATCGGCAGCACGCAGAAGATGGGTACCGGCACCAACGTCCAGCAGCGGCTGGTAGCCCTACATCACCTCGACGCCCCCTGGAAGCCGGCGGAGGTGGAGCAGCGGGAAGGGCGGATTCTCCGTCAGGGAAACACGAACGAAGAGGTAGCCGTCTATCGCTACGTCACCGAAGGATCGTTCGACGCCTATATGTGGCAGGCCCTTGAAACAAAAGCCCGATTCATCGGCCAGGTCATCACGGGCCACAACGCCGCCCGCGGCGCCGAGGATGTCGGCGGGCAGGAGCTTTCCTACGCCGAAGTGAAAGCGATCGCCTCCGGGAACCCGGCGGTTCTCACGCTCGCCGAGGCCGATGCCGAGTTGCAGCGGCTGGCGCTGCTCAAGAAAAACCACCTCGACGAACAGTATGTCGCCCGCCGGGCGGTGCGTGACCTGCCGGCGAAAATCGCGAGCCTGTCCAAGCGCTTGGCCGACCTGTCCACCGACCAGGCGACACTCGCCGCACATGCCCGCGACCCGGTTTCGATCGGCGGGCACGAGCTGTCCCGCGACGAGGCGATTGCGGCGCTCGGCCGCGAAACGGAAAGGCTGCCGCGCAACGCGCCGCACGAATGGCGCGTGCCGATCGGCACATGGCGTGGACTGCAATTCGGATTTATCGTTGACCCGCACGACTCCGGCGCGGTCTATCTCGAAGGCGCCACGGTCCGTCATGAACGCTTCCTGCGCGACCGGCCGGGTCCGCGGGCCGTGCTCAACGCGCTGGAGCGCCTTACGGCCGAATGCACGACCGACGTGGCTCGCACGCGCCAGGAGCTCTCAATCGCCGAGGGACAGCTGCGGGACTTTCAGGCGCGGATCGGCAAACCCTTCGGGCACGATGCATATCAGGCCGAACTTACCGACCTGCGTGACCGTCTCAAGGCGAGCCTCGCGGGGAAGGGACAACATTCGGGCGGCGGTACGCCGCCGGCTGACGTGGCCGAGCCGCAAGCGTCACCTGCCGACATCGCCGACCGGATCAAGGCACTCAAAGCCGGCCACACGATCGACGCAGCGCCGGAGCGTGCCGGCATCCGCCGCATCGATGCCGAGGAACCTGTGACGTCCCGCATTCGTCGTCATGCCCCGGCACCACGGCCGGCGGAAACCGCAGCGCAACCGGAGCATCCTCGACGGACGTTTCGCGAGTCGGTAGCCGAGCAGCAGTCAGGTGTCGCTATCGCGCGAGCGTAG